A window of the Acidovorax sp. YS12 genome harbors these coding sequences:
- a CDS encoding nitronate monooxygenase, whose amino-acid sequence MSKPSLLAARGVRLPIVQGPMAGADTARLATAVSQAGGLGMLGCGMRSPAAMREAAAEVRRLTAQPFGINLFVQQTPAPDPAAVAQALERLAPLYAQWGLQPGVPARWCEDFAAQFETLLELRPAFASFTFGILEAAQVQRLHAAGCTVIGTATTVQEALAWADVGADAVCASGLEAGGHRGTFLGDFTAAQVGTLALVPQCVDALAPRDVAVIAAGGIMDGRGIAAAQALGAQAVQMGTAFLACPESGIGPAYRAALARADATQTRITRSFSGRPARGIANAMMAQLQPLEDAWPAYPVHNALMGPVRRAAAEADDGDYLALWAGQGVAAARALPAATLVQELAREWQAARERMAA is encoded by the coding sequence ATGTCCAAACCCTCCCTGCTCGCGGCGCGCGGTGTGCGCCTGCCCATCGTCCAAGGCCCCATGGCGGGCGCCGACACGGCGCGCCTGGCCACCGCCGTCTCCCAGGCTGGCGGCCTGGGCATGCTGGGCTGCGGCATGCGCTCGCCCGCCGCCATGCGCGAAGCCGCGGCCGAGGTGCGGCGCCTCACGGCGCAGCCGTTCGGCATCAACCTGTTCGTGCAGCAAACGCCCGCGCCCGACCCGGCCGCCGTGGCCCAGGCGCTGGAGCGGCTGGCGCCGCTGTACGCCCAATGGGGCCTGCAGCCCGGCGTGCCCGCCCGCTGGTGCGAGGACTTCGCCGCGCAGTTCGAGACCCTGCTGGAACTGCGCCCGGCCTTCGCCAGCTTCACCTTCGGCATCCTGGAGGCCGCGCAGGTGCAGCGCCTGCACGCGGCGGGCTGCACCGTGATCGGCACGGCCACCACGGTACAGGAGGCCCTGGCCTGGGCCGACGTGGGGGCGGATGCGGTCTGCGCCTCGGGGCTGGAGGCCGGCGGGCACCGGGGCACCTTCCTCGGCGACTTCACGGCCGCGCAGGTGGGCACCCTGGCGCTGGTGCCGCAGTGCGTCGATGCGCTGGCGCCCCGGGACGTGGCGGTGATCGCGGCGGGCGGCATCATGGATGGGCGCGGCATCGCCGCCGCCCAGGCCCTGGGCGCGCAGGCGGTGCAGATGGGCACGGCCTTCCTGGCGTGCCCCGAGTCGGGCATAGGCCCGGCCTACCGCGCCGCCCTGGCGCGGGCAGACGCCACGCAAACGCGCATCACCCGGTCCTTCTCGGGCCGCCCGGCGCGCGGCATCGCCAACGCGATGATGGCGCAGCTGCAGCCGCTGGAGGACGCCTGGCCGGCCTACCCCGTGCACAACGCGCTGATGGGCCCGGTGCGCCGCGCCGCCGCCGAGGCGGACGACGGCGATTACCTGGCCCTGTGGGCCGGCCAGGGCGTGGCGGCCGCGCGCGCCCTGCCTGCAGCCACCTTGGTGCAGGAACTGGCCCGTGAATGGCAGGCGGCACGCGAACGAATGGCGGCCTGA